A region of the Streptomyces durocortorensis genome:
CCGGACGCCGAGAACGCCGTCACCTCCTACCCGGCCGCCATGCTGAAGGCGTCCGAGCACAGCGAGGCCGCCGCCGCGTTCGTCGCCTGGCTCACCACGCCCGCCGCGCAGAAGATCCTCCGGAGCGCGGGCTTCCAGCAGCCCTGACCGCACCCCGCACGCCCCGGCAGGCCCGTTCCGTCCGACGGGCCCGCCGGGTACCGCACTCCCGCCGCCCGACGAGGTCACTCATGAAACGACCGGCACCGCGCCCTACGCCCGGGGGCCGCGCCCCGCTCCTGCTGACGGTGCCCGCGCTGCTGGCCGTGGCGTTCCTGATGCTGCCGCTCGTCGGCATCCTGGCCCGTACCTCCTGGGGCGAGCTCGGGGCGCACCTCACCGCCGAGCCGACCACCCGGGCGCTGCGGCTCTCCCTGCTGGTCTCGCTCTGGTCGCTCGGGCTCTCGCTGCTGTTCGGGGTGCCGCTGGCCTGGCTGCTGGCCCGGGTGCCGTTCCCCGGCAAGGCGTTCGTCCGCTCGCTGGTGCTGCTGCCGATGGTGCTGCCGCCCACGGTCGGCGGGGTGGCCCTGCTGCTGGCCTTCGGCCGGCGCGGGCTGCTCGGGCCGTGGCTGGAGGACACCTTCGGCATCACGCTCCCCTTCCACACCTCGGGGGCCGTGCTGGCGGCGACGTTCGTCGCGATGCCGTTCCTGGTCATCTCGCTGGAGGGCGCGCTCGGCGGACTGCGCCCCCGGTACGAGGAGACCGCCGCGTCCCTCGGCGCCCCGCCGGTACGGGTGTTCCTCACCGTGACGCTGCCGATGGTCGCCCCCGGGCTCATCGCCGGAGCCGCCCTGACCTGGGCGCGGGCGCTCGGCGAGTTCGGCGCGACCATCACCTTCGCCGGGAACCTCCCGGGCACCACGCAGACCCTGCCGCTCCAGGTGTACCTGCTGCTCCAGGACTCCCCGGAGGCCGCCACCTCGGTGTCGCTGCTGCTCCTGGCCATCGCGATGATCGTGCTGATCGCCCTGCGCGGCCGCTGGACCGGCACCCCTGGCGACCACCGCGAGCGGACGGCCCGCCCGGAGGAGCCGGCGAGCACCACACCGGACGTCCTGCCCGAACCACCCCCGTACGTACGGGAGAAGGCCCCCCGGGAACGCTGGTCCCTGCACGCGGACGTCACCGGCTTCACCCGCCTCGCCCTGGACGCGGACCCCGGCACCACCATCGCGGTCGTCGGCCCCAACGGCGCGGGCAAGACCACCCTCCTGCGGGCCCTCCTCGGCCTCACGCCCCGCGCCCACGCCCGACTGCGCCTGGGCGACAGCGATGTGTCGGAACTCCCCCCGCACCGCCGGGGCGTCGCCTGGGTCCCCCAGGACGGGGCCCTCTTCCCGCACCTGAGCGCCCTGTCCAACACGGCGTACGGACTCCGCGCCCACGGCGTGCCCCGCGCGGAGGCCCGGCGCGAGGCCCAGGGCTGGCTGGACCGGCTCGGGGTGGGCCACCTCGCCCAGCACAGACCCGCGCAGCTCTCCGGCGGCCAGGCCCAGCGGGTCGCCCTGGCCCGCGCGCTGGCCGCCCGCCCGCGCCTCCTGCTGCTGGACGAACCGCTCGCCGCCCTCGACCAGAGCACCCGGGCCCGGGTGCGGCACACCCTGCGCGGGCACCTCGCGGAGTTCGGCGGGGTCTGTCTGATCGTCACGCACGACCCGGTCGAGGCGGTCTCGCTGGCCGACCGGGTCCTGGTCCTGGAGGACGGCAGGGTCCTCCAGGACGAGCCGCCCGCCGAGGTCACCCGGCACCCGCGCTCACCGTGGGTGGCCCGGATGCTGGGCCGCAACGCCTGGCCGGGGACCGCCACCGCCGACGGCCTCGCCCTGGAGGGCGGCGGGCACCTCGTGGTCGCCGAGCCCCTCCCCGCGAGCACGGACGCCCTCGCGGTCATCGCCCCGGAAGCCGTCTCCGTACACCGGGAGCGGCCCACCGGCAGCCCGCGCAACGTCTGGCCGGGCACGGTCCGCGAGATCACCTCGGGCGGCAGCAGACTGCGGCTGCTGATCACCTCGGCCGAGGCCCCGGACCTGGTCGCGGAGATCACCCCGCAGGCCGCGGCCGAACTGGGCATCGCCGAGGGGACGCCCGTCTGGACGAGCGTGAAGGCGACGGAGGTGACGGCCGTCCCCCTGTAGCGGCGGCGCGGCGGCCGGGAACCTTCGCCCCCGTCGGCACGTACTTCCTACGACGGCCGAGAGGCGCGAGGAGATGCTTCGGTACGACGGCCGGAAGACGCACAGACGCACCACGGGGGACCCATGGCACTGTTCGGCAACGCCCACACGATCAATCCGGCCACCGCCCAGCAGGACTACGCCCGGCTGCTCGGCCAGGGCGAGCAGGTGCACGCCGCGTTCCTGCTGATCCGCGACACGATCCTGTTCACGGACCGGCGGCTGATCCTCGTCGACAAGCAGGGCATCACCGGCAAGAAGGTGGAGTACCACTCCGTCCCGTATCGCAGCATCACCCACTTCGCCGTGGAGACGGCCGGGACGTTCGACCTCGACGCCGAGCTGAAGATCTGGATCTCGGGCAGCGCCACCCCGCTCCAGAAGACCTTCACCAAGGGCGTCGACATCTACGAGGTGCAGGCGATACTGACGCAGTTCGTCGCCCGGTAGCCACCCCGGCGCGGCGCTCAGAAGTACGGCCGCAGCCGGGCCGCCTCAGAGTGGCCCGGCACGGAGGCGCGCAGCTTCGCCGTGCGCTCCCGCAGCTGGGGCAGCAGCCCGTACAGCGCCTCGCCGGGGCAGCGGGTCTCATAGCTGTCACGGTGGCCGGAGATGACGTGCAGCCGGGCCACCTGGCCCTCGTCGAAGCGGCTCTCGTCGTTCGTCGAGACCAGCTCGACCGTGCCCAGCGGGTCCGCCCCGGGCCGCAGCTTCCAGGCGGCGAGCCGCACCAGCGCGTCCATCATGGGCTTAGGCACCTCGGCGCCCTCGCCGAAGTTGCCGATCGCCGCGACGCCGACGGTGTCGGTGTTGAACCCCTTGGTGTGGGCCCCGAGCACCGCCCGGGCGACCCCGCCGCCCCGGCCCTCGTAGATCGTGCCGCAGCGGTCGACGAGGAAGTTGTAGCCGATGTCGTCCCAGCCGTCCTGCTCGATGTGGCCGCTCTGGACGGCCCGGATCAGTTCGGGAGTGTCCGCGCAGTCGTAGTGGTTGGGGTTGCCGGTGTGGTGCACGAACAGCGCCTTCGCCGCACCGGTGTAGTGCGGCCCCTCCTTCACCAGCTCCTCGTCCGCGTGCCACTCCCGGCGGCTGACGACGGCGGGCTGCGGGAGCCCGCGCGGCGGCCGGGGCCCGGTGGCCAGCTCCGTCCGGGGCGCGTGGACCGCCGGGCCGTCCCCGAACACCAGGAGGGCCAGGGGCAGGACCAGGACGCCCAGGACGAGTCGGCGGGACCACATGGTCTCCACCCTGCGCCCCGCCCTCCGGCTTCGCAGAGGAGCGGGCCGATCGGGTGACCCCCGTCCAGCGGGGGCGTTTCATCCGGAATGCGCACCGGGGCGGGCGTTCTTACGATGAGGTCCGGATCATCCGCCGCACCCTGCGGGGGCAGCCCGGCCGGATCGAGGAACCATGGCCCACGACCGTATGCAGGACGAACCCGCGGTCGGCCTGAAGCCGAACGCCATCGGGTTCGTCGACGCCCTCGTCATCGGCCTCAACTCGACCTCCCCGGCCTATTCGCTGGCCGCCGTGATCGGCCCGATCGTGGCCCTGGCGGGGATCTACGCCCCGGGCGTCATGTTCGCCTCGTTCGTGCCGATGCTGCTGATCGCCTCGGCGTTCTACTACCTGAACAAGGTCGACCAGGACTGCGGCACGACGTTCTCCTGGGTGACCCGGGCGATGGGCCCGTGGGCGGGCTGGCTCGGCGGCTGGGCGATCACCATGACCGGTGTGCTGGTGGTCGGTTCGCTGGCCGATGTGGCGGTGAGCTTCACCCTGCTGGCTGTCGGCCTGGACGGCTGGGTCGACAACGCCTTCGTCCGCCAGCTGCTGACCGTGCTGCTGATCATCGTGATGACCGGGCTCTGTGTGATCGGCACCGAGCTGTCGGCCAAGGTGCAGAACGCGCTGATCCTTCTTCAGGTCGCGTTCCTGCTGGTCTTCGTCGTGGTGGCGCTGTACCGGGTGTACGCGGGTACCACCGGCTTCGACTCGATCGAACCGTCCCTGAGCTGGCTGCACCCGTTCGGCGCCGGTGGCGCCGCGCTGACCGGCGGGCTGCTGCTCGGGGTGTTCATCTACTGGGGCTGGGAGTCCGCGGTCAACCTCACCGAGGAGACGGAGAACTCGGCGAGCGCCCCGGGCAAGGCGGGCCTGTGGTCCACCGTGGTGCTCCTGGTGACCTATCTGTCGGTCGCCATCGCGGTCGTCGCCTTCGCGGGCACGGCGTTCCTGGCGGAGAACGCGGGCGAGGAGGAGTTCATCTTCGCCCAGCTCGCCGGGGACGTCCTGGGCGGCTGGGACTGGATCCTGCTGCTCGCGGTGGCCACCTCGGCGATCGCCTCGACGCAGACGACGATCATCCCGGCGTCCCGGACCGCGCTGTCGATGGCCCGGCGTCAGGCACTGCCGGAGCACTTCGGGCACATCAGCCCCCGGTTCCGTACCCCGGACGTCAGTACGTGGTGGGTCGCCGCGATCGCGATCGCCTGGTACCTGGTGGTGAACCGGATCAGCACCGAAGCACTGTTCGACTCCCTCACCGCCCTGTCCCTGCTCATCGCCTTCTACTACGCGCTCACCGGGGTGGCCTGCGCGGTCTACTACCGGCGTCACCTCACCGAGAGCGTGCACAACTTCGTCCTCATCGGCCTCGGCCCCGTGGTCGGCGCCGGGCTGCTGACCTGGCTGCTGGTGCGCTCGGTGATGGACATGTCCGACCCGGCCAACTCCTACAGCGGCACGTCCTGGTTCGGGCTCGGCCCGCCGCTCGTCATCGGCATCGGGATCTCCGTGGTCGGCGTGGTCCTCATGGTGGTCTGGCGGCTGCGCGACGCGGTGTTCTGGCAGGAGCGGCCCTCGGTCCCCGACCCGGACCTGGTGCACGCCACGGTCACCAGGTCCGGTGAGCCCGCCGGCTCCGGTGACGGTAAGGGGCTTTGAGATGTCGGTTGTGCTCGGTTACGACGAATCCCCCGGCGCCGCCCGCGCCCTGCGCATCGCGATCGAGGTGGCGGCGGCGTACGGGGAGGAACTGATCCTCGTGTACGGGGCGGCCGCCCCGGGCCTGCGCGACGGGGCCGAATACCGCAGCCACTACGACGCGATCCGGCAGGCCGGGCGCACCGGACTGGAGCACGCCCTGACGGCGGCCGAGGCGGCGGGCGTACCGGCGCGTGTGGAGGTGCTGGACGAGAGCCCGGCCCAGGCGCTCCTGGACGCCGCCCAGCGGCACGGGGCCCGGGTCATCGTGGTCGGCACCTGGGGCGAGAGCCCCATGCGCGGCGCGCTCCTCGGCTCGACCCCGCACAAGCTGCTGCACATGTCTCCCGTCCCGGTGCTGTGCGTCCCGACGGAGGACGCGCCCTGAGTGCCGGAGGAGGGCGCGCGCTCCCGAGGGCCGCCGAGGGCGCGGGACCTCACCACGCCTCGCCGCTCTCCGCCGCGCGGGTCGGCGCCTCCGGCCCCGCACCGCCCTCCTCCCTCCGCAGCAGCCGGAACGCCAGCAGGGGGAACGTCAGCACCGACACCAGTGCCGCGGCGACCAGAGCGGCGGCCTCGCCCGTACCGATCACCTTGTCGTCCAGGCCGATGGCGGTGATCGCGACGACCAGCGGCAGACAGGTGGAGGAGAACAGCGCGAGCGCGGAGCGGGGGGCCCGCCCGGTCAGGTCGCGCGGGGCCAGGAGGTACGCCGGTACGCCCCGCACCAGCAGGAACAGCAGCAGGAAGACCGGCACGAGCAGCAGCGGGCGGCCGCCGTCCAGGAGCGCCGCGAGGTCGAAGTCGATGCCTGTGACGACGTAGAAGAACGGGACCAGGAACCCGAACCCGATGGCCTCGATCCGCCCCAGGACCTCGCCGCTGCTCTCGGGCGCCGACCCCTGGAGGACCAGCCGGGTCAGCATCCCGGCGGCGAACGCGCCGAGCAGGGTGTCCAGGCCGAAGACATGGGCCAGGCCCAGCATCCCGGCGAGCAGCAGCATCACGAAGCGGACGGCGAACTGGCCGCTGCTGTGCAGGGTCATGGCGATGATCCGGGCGAACCACGGGGGCCGGGGCCGCATCGCCCAGAAAACCGCGCCCACCGTGATGGCGGCGAACCCCGCCAGGACCATGCTCGCCGCCCCCGGACTCCGCCCGCTGAACAGCAGGGCCATCGCCACGATCGGCCCGAACTCGCCGACCGCCCCGAACGCCATCACCACCGACCCGAACCTCCCCTCCAGCCGCCCCGAGTCCCGCAGGATCGGCAGGACCGCCCCCAGGGCCGTGCTGGTGAGCGCGGTGCCGATCACCAGGCTCTTGGCCAGGTCCGCGCCGCTGAGGAGCAGGGCGACCCCGAGCCCGGCGGCGAAGGAGAGAACCCAGGCCCCACCGCCCCGGCGCAGGGTGGCGCCACGGACCTCGGCGAACCGGATCTCGTACCCCGCGAGGAAGATCAGCATCGAGAGGCCGAGGTCGGACAGGGCGTCGATGACCTGGTCGTGATGGGCCCAGCCGAGCACATCCGGCCCGACCAGGATGCCGAGCACGATCTCGAAGATGACGACGGGGACGGACAGCCACCGCCCGGTCGCATAGCCGAGCAGCGGGGCGAGAACCGCCAGGGCCATGATCAGGACGAGGGTCCCGGGGTGCTCCATCGCTCGTGTATAGCAAGGGATGCGCCGTAATCACCCGCATTGACACCGAAAGTGCACTGCTGAGACGTCGCTTAGTCCGGGCAGTACGTGTCCCGCGCCGGGCGCGGCGGGGCGAACGCCGTATCGCCGTACAGGGCCCTGCGGACCGCACCCGTCACCCGTTTCCCCGCACCGGGGTGCCGCTCGGCGGCCGGAGCCGTTGAATGCGAAGTCCGGGGCGCTCGGGTATCGGGCATCGGGGTGGAGGCAGGAGAGCGGCATGCCGTCGACGCAGGTCCGTACGGGCCGGGGCACCGCCCCGCGCCGCCGGGGGGCACTGCGCCGCACCGGCGAGTGGTGCGCCCGGCACTTCCTGACCGTCCTCGTGCTGTGGGTGGCCGCGCTCGCCGGGCTCCAGGTCCTCCAGCACGCGTACGGCGGCGACTACTCCGACGACTTCTCGCTCCCCGGCACCCAGTCCCAGGACGGCCTCGACGTCCTGGAGGCCCACGCGCCGCAGGCGGGCGGCTACAGCGCCCAAGTGGTGCTGCACGACGCCGGCACGACGCTCACCTCGGTCTCCGACCAGGTCTCCACGGCCGTCGCCGACCTGGAGAAGCTGCCCGACGTGCTCTCCGCGCAGAACCCGCTGCCGCCGTCCGGCTCCACCCCGCCCACGCCGCCCGACCCGAACACCGGGCCGCTCTCCACCGACCGGAAGACCGCGTACATCACCATCCGCTTCAGCGTGCAGCCCTCCACCCTCGACCCGTCCTACCTCGACGGGGTCGACGCGGCGGTGCAGCCGCTGCGCTCGGCCGGGGTGGAGGTGGAGTACGGCGGTTCGCTCGGGGAGCTGGCCCGCCCCGAGCCCGACGACCGCACCAGCGAGGCGATCGGCTTCGGGGTGGCGATCGTGGTCCTGCTGATCGGCTTCGGCAGTCTGCTGGCCGCCGTGCTGCCGCTGGTCACCGCCCTGGTCTGCGCCTTGGGCGGGCTCGCCCTGCTCGGGCTGCTGGCCGCCGCGGCGACCTTCGCGACGGTCTCCCCGACGCTCGCCACGATGATCGGCATCGGCGTCGGCATCGACTACGCGCTCTTCCTGGTCACCCGGCACCGGCAGAACCTGATCGACGGCCAGGACCCGGTGACGGCTGCCGGGAACGCGGCCGCCACCAGCGGCCACGCGGTGCTGCTCTCCGGCTGCACGGTGATCATCGCGCTGTCGGGGCTGTGGGT
Encoded here:
- a CDS encoding ABC transporter permease, translated to MKRPAPRPTPGGRAPLLLTVPALLAVAFLMLPLVGILARTSWGELGAHLTAEPTTRALRLSLLVSLWSLGLSLLFGVPLAWLLARVPFPGKAFVRSLVLLPMVLPPTVGGVALLLAFGRRGLLGPWLEDTFGITLPFHTSGAVLAATFVAMPFLVISLEGALGGLRPRYEETAASLGAPPVRVFLTVTLPMVAPGLIAGAALTWARALGEFGATITFAGNLPGTTQTLPLQVYLLLQDSPEAATSVSLLLLAIAMIVLIALRGRWTGTPGDHRERTARPEEPASTTPDVLPEPPPYVREKAPRERWSLHADVTGFTRLALDADPGTTIAVVGPNGAGKTTLLRALLGLTPRAHARLRLGDSDVSELPPHRRGVAWVPQDGALFPHLSALSNTAYGLRAHGVPRAEARREAQGWLDRLGVGHLAQHRPAQLSGGQAQRVALARALAARPRLLLLDEPLAALDQSTRARVRHTLRGHLAEFGGVCLIVTHDPVEAVSLADRVLVLEDGRVLQDEPPAEVTRHPRSPWVARMLGRNAWPGTATADGLALEGGGHLVVAEPLPASTDALAVIAPEAVSVHRERPTGSPRNVWPGTVREITSGGSRLRLLITSAEAPDLVAEITPQAAAELGIAEGTPVWTSVKATEVTAVPL
- a CDS encoding PH domain-containing protein, giving the protein MALFGNAHTINPATAQQDYARLLGQGEQVHAAFLLIRDTILFTDRRLILVDKQGITGKKVEYHSVPYRSITHFAVETAGTFDLDAELKIWISGSATPLQKTFTKGVDIYEVQAILTQFVAR
- a CDS encoding peptidoglycan recognition protein family protein, with the protein product MWSRRLVLGVLVLPLALLVFGDGPAVHAPRTELATGPRPPRGLPQPAVVSRREWHADEELVKEGPHYTGAAKALFVHHTGNPNHYDCADTPELIRAVQSGHIEQDGWDDIGYNFLVDRCGTIYEGRGGGVARAVLGAHTKGFNTDTVGVAAIGNFGEGAEVPKPMMDALVRLAAWKLRPGADPLGTVELVSTNDESRFDEGQVARLHVISGHRDSYETRCPGEALYGLLPQLRERTAKLRASVPGHSEAARLRPYF
- a CDS encoding APC family permease, with protein sequence MAHDRMQDEPAVGLKPNAIGFVDALVIGLNSTSPAYSLAAVIGPIVALAGIYAPGVMFASFVPMLLIASAFYYLNKVDQDCGTTFSWVTRAMGPWAGWLGGWAITMTGVLVVGSLADVAVSFTLLAVGLDGWVDNAFVRQLLTVLLIIVMTGLCVIGTELSAKVQNALILLQVAFLLVFVVVALYRVYAGTTGFDSIEPSLSWLHPFGAGGAALTGGLLLGVFIYWGWESAVNLTEETENSASAPGKAGLWSTVVLLVTYLSVAIAVVAFAGTAFLAENAGEEEFIFAQLAGDVLGGWDWILLLAVATSAIASTQTTIIPASRTALSMARRQALPEHFGHISPRFRTPDVSTWWVAAIAIAWYLVVNRISTEALFDSLTALSLLIAFYYALTGVACAVYYRRHLTESVHNFVLIGLGPVVGAGLLTWLLVRSVMDMSDPANSYSGTSWFGLGPPLVIGIGISVVGVVLMVVWRLRDAVFWQERPSVPDPDLVHATVTRSGEPAGSGDGKGL
- a CDS encoding universal stress protein — encoded protein: MSVVLGYDESPGAARALRIAIEVAAAYGEELILVYGAAAPGLRDGAEYRSHYDAIRQAGRTGLEHALTAAEAAGVPARVEVLDESPAQALLDAAQRHGARVIVVGTWGESPMRGALLGSTPHKLLHMSPVPVLCVPTEDAP
- a CDS encoding cation:proton antiporter yields the protein MEHPGTLVLIMALAVLAPLLGYATGRWLSVPVVIFEIVLGILVGPDVLGWAHHDQVIDALSDLGLSMLIFLAGYEIRFAEVRGATLRRGGGAWVLSFAAGLGVALLLSGADLAKSLVIGTALTSTALGAVLPILRDSGRLEGRFGSVVMAFGAVGEFGPIVAMALLFSGRSPGAASMVLAGFAAITVGAVFWAMRPRPPWFARIIAMTLHSSGQFAVRFVMLLLAGMLGLAHVFGLDTLLGAFAAGMLTRLVLQGSAPESSGEVLGRIEAIGFGFLVPFFYVVTGIDFDLAALLDGGRPLLLVPVFLLLFLLVRGVPAYLLAPRDLTGRAPRSALALFSSTCLPLVVAITAIGLDDKVIGTGEAAALVAAALVSVLTFPLLAFRLLRREEGGAGPEAPTRAAESGEAW